A window of Thermococcus sp. genomic DNA:
ACTGGACGTGGATGTCGTACCTACTTATGTCCTCGCCCTTGTAGCGCTTGATTATAGCCGAGACGTTCTGTACTGCTTCCTTCGCTATTTCTCCGAGCTTTCCAGTGACGATTATCTTTCCTTCCTCTTTGCTCGCGGCGGGAGCAACTACCGCCTCTATCGGGAGGACTATACCGCTCTCCTCACCTATAACGGCCAAGCCGTTGACGCGACCGATTTCGCTTCCCTCCGTTTTGATTACTTGGTATTCCTTCTTTCTCTCGATGTACCAGTCAGCAAGCTGTTTTTCGAGGGGCTTAGCTAGTTTTAGGGCCTCCAGAACGTCCTCTCTCTCGACTATTTTCTTGCCCTTCTTTATTGCTATATCACCCGCGGCCCTTACGATACCTCCAAGATCCCTCAGGCGAAGCGTGAGGTGGCCTTTTCTTCCCGCCCTTTTCTGGGCCTCCCTAACGATTTCCTCAACGGCTTCTCTGGTGAAGTGAGGAATCTTGCCGTCACGCTTTACCTCCTGAGCAACGAACTGGACAAGCTTTCTCCTGTTTTCTATTGTGTCGGGCATGGTTGTGCGCATGTAGACCTCGTAACCGTAACCCCTAATCCTTGAACGTAAAGCGGGGTGCATCTTGTCTATCGTGTCAAGGTTTCCAGCTGCGACGAGAATGAAGTCACATGGGACCGGCTCGGTCCTCACCATGGCACCACTCGACAGTTCGCTCTGGCCTGTTATTGGGAACTTCTTCTCCTGCATAGCGGTAAGGAGGCTCTGTTGCATTTTCAGGCTCAGCGTAGCTATCTCGTCTATGAAGAGAACGCCCTTGTGGGCGCGGTGTATCATTCCCGGCTCAACACGCTCGTGAGCCGGTGTCCCAAGGCCACCGGACTGGAACGGGTCGTGTCTGACGTCTCCGAGCAGTGCACCTGCATGGGCTCCAGTCGCGTCTATGAAGGGTGCCTTTGTCCTACCACAGTTGTCAACGAGTAGCTTTGGAACAAGGACGGTGTTCCTGAAGCGCATGTTGGAGAGGGCCATCATGGTGAGGATTATGACAAAGATTCCCATTAGGAGCGTCGTTGCTGTAAACTGGAGGAAGAGGGCGAACATAACGGTGAACATGACGAAGAGCAGTATGTAGGATTTGACGTTCTCCTGAGTCTTTGCCTTTTCCCTGTACTTTTCGACTATCCTCCTGCCCTGGCAGGCTGGAACGGTCTTTACCTTTGGCATGTTCTCGTCCTCTGGATTCGGGAAGACGAGGATGTCCTCGAGGTTTTCAGTTGGTAGAAGCTCCGCCATGGCCTGACCAAGCATTGACTTACCGGTTCCCGGTTCGCCTATGAGAAGGACGTGCCTTCTCTGTGTCGCGGCAGTTTTTATGACCTCAACGGCATGATCCTGCCCGATGACTTGGTCTATGAGCTTCTCAGGAACCTTTATCTCTTCCGTTGTTTGAAACTCGACTCCAAGGTCGAGTTTTTCTCCATACTCGCGCGGAAAGGGTTTTTCCTTAACCATCTCCTCCTCGCCCATCTCCTTTCCCTCTTTCATCTCTAAGACCGAATGAACGGGTCGATTTATAACCTTTTTTCAAGGTGAAGAAAAAGATAAAAGCATTGAAGGAGACCTCAAAAACAGGTGAGAACATGAAGGTTGAGGAGCATGTAGCGTTTACAGCTCGACATCGGAAGTGGGAAGTTGCAAAAAGGCTCACAGATATGGAGGGTGAGAAGATAGCCCATTTTCTGGCGGGTGTTTCCAACACAGTTAACGCTCACATTGGCGATTATCTTAGAGACGCCATGGACGTTGACGGAATACGGAGTTTAGCCGAGGAGCTGAGGAAGGAAAGCCTTTCCGATACTGTTGTTGCTCTCAAGTCGCCGGGAACGGCCAGAAAACTCGGTAACTTTGTAAATGAGGACGATAAAAAGCTTAAGAAACTCCTTGTGGACGTTTCCAAGGCCTACCTCGTCAGGGAAACGCTTAGACCTATCCTCCCCGTCGATTATCCTGAGGGACTCCTTAAGGGGGTTGATGTGGAATTTCCCTTCGAGGATGAGCACATCAACTTCACGGCCAAACACGGTCGCTGGATAGTGGTTAAGAGGCTCATAATAGACGAAAAAACGCCAATGCTCGATGTGGCAAGGCTTCTGGCGAGCATAAACGAGACAACCACACTCAAGATACCGGTTTATGCGGAGATAGACATTGAAGGGATTGAGGGAGAGTTTTCAGCGTTTAAGAAGGTTAAAAAGTCGGACATACCCAAGGTTATCGAAGTTTACGAGGCCTTTGAACCGTCGCTTTACGCAGACGAGCCCTTCGAGGAGCATGCCAAAATCTACGCTCTTCGCGTGGCACTCGATAAAATTGGACTTAGCCTTGACGTTCCTGCCAAATCCCTTGAGAAGTACCTCGAAAAGAAAGGATGATGAAGCCGAGGACACCCGAGGAAACGATGAGGAATCTTCGCTTCGCTGACGGAGGTGGTGGATATGGAGAAGAGGGTTGTCTATACTGAAAAAGCCCCTAAACCGATTGGGCCATACAGCCAGGCGGTTCTGGTTGAGGGAGGAAAGTTTCTCTTCGTTTCTGGCCAGATACCAATTGACCCCGCAACGGGTGAGATAGTTGGGGAAACGATAGAGGAGCAGGCAGAGAGGGCAATAAGGAACATGCTCGCCATAGTTGAGGAAGCCGGGGGAAGCGTTGAGAACATAGTTAAGGTCACGGCCTTCCTGAGCGACATAAATGACTATCCCAAGTTTAACGAGGTCTACGAGAAGTTTTTCTCAAAGTCCAAGCCGGCCCGAGCCGTGGTTGAGGCAGCAAACCTACCCAAAGGAGTAAAAGTTGAGATTGAATGTGTCGCAGTTCTCTGACTTTTTCCTTTTGAGGTGAAAAAATGAAAGTTCGAATTAGGAGAGAGCTACTCGAATATCTCCTGGAGCTGGCAAGAAATGCTTACCCAAACGAGTTCGCCGGGTTTCTCAGGGAGAAAAACGGAATCTTTGAGGAAGTGTTAATAGCCCCCAACCCCAGAACTGGCCCGAGCAGTATCTTTTTCGATACGTGGATGCTCCCCTATGATGAAACCATAAAGGGAACTGTCCATTCGCATCCGAGCCCAGCTCCATGGCCATCAGAGGGGGATTTGGAGTTTTTCTCTAAGTTCGGAGGAGTTCATCTCATAATAGCCTGGCCCTTCACCCTTGAAAGTGTCAGGGCGTATTCGAGTGACGGTTTTGAATTGCCCCTCGAGATTGTGGACTGAATTTCATATGAAAAGTCTTATTAATCCCCTCCGCGCTATCCCTTTTTGGTGATGGTCGTGAAGGTTAGGGAGCTCTTTGAAAGGCTTGACGAAAGACAGAAGAAGAGCATAACAAAATGTATTGAGAGATGCGGGATTCCAGAGCTCGAAGCTGAGGTGGAGCCAAGTGTTGAGGAACCTGTTGTTGAATTCCTTAAGGTGCTCTCAAATCCGTTGAGACTTGCCATTCTCAAGCTGGTTCGTGATAACTGGCTCTGCGTTTGTCTGATTTCAGGGGCTCTTGGCCAAGACCAAACGCTCATAAGCCACCATCTCAGAACTCTAAAGTCATTAAACCTGATTGAAGAAAGAAAAGAAGGCAGAATGAGATTTTACCGGGCGAGAAAAGACGTCCTTGAGGAATACCTGTCCAAGGTTAGGGGGGAACTTCTCGGTGAATGAGTGGCAGGAGTTGGTTGATGAGCTCATAGCTGAGCTCGGGGGTTACTGGAAGCCCTTTGAAATGCTCGCCGCGCTTATGGAGGAACTCGGTGAGCTCGCGGATGCCATGCTCGGTTACGAGGGGGTTAAAGGGAAGGCCACCAAAGATAATCTTCAAGAAGAGCTTGGGGATGTGCTTTTTGCACTCCTTTGTATAGCCAATCATTACGGCGTAGATGCCGGGGAGGCCCTTAGGGCCAGTGTGGGGAAATACCGGTCGAGAGATTCAAAACAGTTGGTTCGAAAACTTAGTACTAGCATGTGAGTAAGCAATGGTTTGGTTGACACTTTGTTCTACATTTTTGCCTTTTATTTCCGGAATTATGCTGACTTAGAATAACCTAATGTCCCGAAAAAGTTTTTGAGAACGAAATATTTTTATAGGCGTTGGCGAATTTCCCTAGCAATCAAAAACTGGAGGTGAAAGAATGGGCGATAAAATAACTGCCATAGACCTCCGAATTTTAAAGTTGCTTGCCAAGAATGCCCGCCTTACCTATAAGGAGCTTGCTGAACTCCTCGGGACAACCAGGCAGAGGATTTCAAGGAGGATGAACAGGCTTGAACAGAATGGTATAGTTCTTAAATACACTGTCATACCCAACTACGATGCTCTCGGTTATATTCATGTTATCCTTGGTGTTACCGTTAGGCCTGATGTTGATGTTGGTGAAGTTATTGCAACGCTAAAGGAGGACGACAACGTCAAAATAATCCAGCGTGCGCTTGGTTCCCACAATCTTGTCCTCCATATAATCGGTCCAAAGGACATGAGGGAGCTGGAGAAGATAATAACCAGCATCACCAAAAAGATACCGGGAATAGAACACCTCGATATAACCTTCGTCACGGAGACCGTTAAGTTCGAGGCCCTTTGATTCTATTATTTTTATATCCCTGGGAAAATGTAATAAACCGGACTTATAAATCATCACTTGGTGTCGGGAATGGCTGGAAGTCTAACCATGGACGTTACAGTGGTTGCAGTGCTTGGCCTGGGTTCATACTATCTTGGAGCTCTTGATGGCAGGGGGGCTTTCTCTGCATCGTTACTGGGCCTTGCCGTCATTGAACTCGGTGGAGCCTACCCGTTTCTGGCGTTGCTCACTTTCGTCGTTATGGGAGTTCTCGCCACGAAATACCGTTACAAGGAAAAGAAGAAAAAAGGCCTCGCCCAGTCGAACGGAGGTGTTAGAAGCTGGGGAAATGTTCTCGGCAACGGCCTTGCTGTGGTTCTCTTCCTCGTCCTTGAGAAACTGTCTATGATGGATACATTCTGGGCGGCCGTTTTTGCGTCCATAGCTACCGTAAACGGGGACACGCTGGCGAGCGAACTTGGTAAGGTCTTTGGAAAGAAGCCAAGACTCATTACGAACCTCAGGCCCACAAAGCCGGGAGCCAACGGGGCTATTTCCTTTGAGGGAGAGCTCTTTGCGCTCCTTGGTGTCTTTGTGATAGCTCTCTTCGCCCTTCCCTTAACGGCCTACAAGGCCAGAATGCTGTTTGCCGTTGTCATTGGAGGTTTCATTGGCGTAAACCTCGACAGCCTCATAGGTGCGACGCTTGAGAACAGGGAGGTAACAGACAACAACTCGACCAACTTCCTCGCGAGTCTGCTCGGTGGTTTAGCCGGGGCTGGGGTATTCTACCTCCTCGGCGGATGATGACTACGGCGGATTCCCGAGCGGTGAGGACGACCTTAGGGTCTGACGCCAAGGAAAAAAGAAAAAGCTCACTCTTTCTCTTCGCTTTCCCTTAGGAACTCCTCGTAGACCTCCCAGAGAGAAACCAGCGTTGCCGGAATGCCATGCTCGGTCGCAAAGGTCATGTAGGGAGCCAAGTCAACCACATAGTCGGCGAAGCGGAAGAGTCCCCTTGGAATGCCCTCGCGAGAGCCTATGAATACTACGACTTCCCTGGCGTAGTGAAGGTCTCTGGCGAGCTTGTCTTTGACCTCCGCCAGCGTTGGCCCCTTGGGGTCGGTAATGATTAGGAGCCTCTTGTTCCTCCTCTTGTCCCTGATTACCTGATAGAGGTCCCATAGGGAGACGGGAACCTTCTCGACCTTCCACGGATAGGCCTCGCGCTGTATTTTGTAACGGCTCTCCTGTCCGGCTTTAACACCCCGGAGGAACTCCATGAGCTCGAAGGCATCCATCTTCTCCTTCGGCGCTATTATGAGCTCTTTGACCTCAAATGCCTGCGCGGCTCTGCCTATTTTCTCACCGAACTTTCTGCAGGCCTTGTAGTCTCCCCAGTAGGGCATCTGGACGATTGTGAGTTTCCTGAAGAGTTTCCTCGCGTCAATCTTGTCGGGGGTGTACTTCCTGTACTCCTCGCCGGGGGTTACCGAGATATAGGCCCTATCACCGATTATCTCGACCTGAACGACTTTATCTGGCCAGCTCAGGTTAACGTCTGCCCCTGTTAGTTCCTTTATCCTCGCACCCAGAACGCGGTTCACGTCTATACTCGAGAAGTCGTGCTTTCCGCGCCTCTTTGTTTTGACGGCGTAGGTCTCGTTTTCACCAATGAGGTGTGCAATCTTTTCCGCACTCTTGGCTATCTTTTCGAGGTCCGCCTCAGTCTCGACGAGGACGGGGATTACCCTCTCGACCTCGGGGATTTCAAGAAGCTTTTCGAGAGCATTTTCATCGGCTTCAACCAGAACGAGTCCGGTGTAGCCCATCGGTGCAATCCAGACCTCTGCTTCCGGAATTGCCTCCTTAATGTAGTTCCCGGCCACTGCCTCCATGTCTCGCTGGGTTTTCACGAGGAACTTCATGTTCTCACCCCAAAGCGAGTTACCGGCACTCTTAAAAAAGTTCGGGCTCACACTCCCAGCTCTTGAAGAGCCTCAATAAGCTTCACATTTTCCTCATACTTTTTTACCGAGAAGCGGATAAACTCCGGTAGTCCAAAGCTCCCACAGTTCCTTACTAGGATTCCTTGCCTCTTGAGAGTTTCTACAACTTCTCCCGCGTCCCCAACGCGCTTGATGAAGAAGTTGGCGTCGCTTTTAACTCTTAAGGCTTTTTCCAGTCTTTCTTTTTCGCGCCAGATTAGGGGTATCGTCTTTCTTAGGTGCTCGAAGTTGTCCTCAAGCAAAAACTCAAGGAAGGCAACTCCCGTTGAGCCTATGCCCCACGGCATTCTGACGCTTTTGAAAGCCTCTGGAAAGCCGAGAACGTAGCCCACCCTTATTCCGGGTAGACCGTAACTTTTGGTGAACGTCCTGAGCTTCACGACGTTCTCTCCTTCCGGGCTTTCGGCGTCTTTAACGAAGTCTATGAATGCCTCGTCAAGAACGAGAAGGGCCTTACTATCTTCAACGGCATCGAGGAGGGGCTTAAGTTCCTTAACGCTGTAAAACCTTCCGTCTGGATTGTTGGGGTTGCAGAAGAAGACAACTGAATCCTTCTCAACCAGCTCGGCCAGCTTCTCAGGCTCGTTGGGGCCTTTAACGATTCTCGTCTTAAAAATCCTCGCCACCCTCTCATACTCGCCATAGGTGTGTTTCGGGATAATCACTTTCTTTCCGTGGAGCGCAAGAGTTCCAATTAAATAAAGCGCCTCGGTGATTCCAGCCGTTACAGTTAGAGGTTCACCGATTAGCTCCGAAAGATCCTCTTCAAGCTTTTCGTAGTAGGGGTAGCGGTTGCTCAGCTCCTTCGCCCGCTCGAACATCTCCCCAAGCCATTCCGGCGGATAGGGATTGAGCGATGCAGAGAAGTCGAGCAGACCCCCTTCCCGAGCACCACCGTGGTATGTTGAAAACCTCATCGGCTCAAGCATGGACACACCCCCGTCGCTAGGAGTATGGAGACGATTACCAACCATTCGGCAACGACAAGCCAGTAAACCTTCAGGGCGCGCTTTATGTCATGATTTTCGGGGGCTTTACCCGGAAAGCGGTAAAATCCTGGCTTCTCGAGCCAGACTCCGAGGACGGCGCTCATTACTGCCATAGGCTTATCGGAGTTTATCTTGAACCTCGCCAGACGGTAGTAGCGGAAAACCTTCCTTCCGCCGAGGGGGAGGTAGAGGAGAACCGTCAGGCGAGCTGGTATGAAGTTCAAGGCATCGTCAAGTCTCGCGGAGAACTTTCCGAAGTATTCATAGCGCTCGTTTCTATAACCAAGCATCGCGTCGAGCGTGTTGACGGCACGGTAGATTAACGCCCCCGGCAGGCCGAAGAGGAGGAAGTAAAAGAGTGGGGCAATTACGGAGTCGTTCAAGTTCTCGGCGAGACTTTCTATCGAGGCCGAGTTCAAGTGGTAAACGTCAAGGCCTTTAACGTCCCTGCTGACTATCATCGAGACCGCTTTCCTCTTCTCCTCAATGTCGTCCGTTACCGTTCTCGCTATGTGCTCGTGCAAACTTCTAATTGCAAAGGAGCTTTTGATAAAATACACTGCCAGGGCGTAGTTGAGGGGATATGTGACAAAGGAAGGCAAAATTGAAAGCGAAAGGGCAAAGACCAGGACTACAAGGGCTGTAGCGGTTCCCACTAGGAAGTCCCTAACGGGAGAGCGCCTTTTGTAGTGGGAATCAATGAATCTAGCTATTCTCCCGAACCACACGACTGGGTGGAGCTTCGCGGGGGGCTCGCCAAGGAGAATGTCCCAGAGAAGTGCCAAGAGTAAGAGGACTAAAGCGTCCATTCACCAAGAGCCTCCCTGATTTTGAAATATTCCTCAAGTATTTCCTTTCTCGGCTCCCTGATGCCCCTCCTGACGTACCATGCTGGATGCCTCAGATACTCAGCTTCAAATCCCAGTTCAGTTAGGACTTTTTCGGCAGTTCTACCAACAGCGAAGATAACATTAGGCTTTAAAATCTCCAGCTCTCTCGCTAAAAGCTCGCATGCTCCGGCTGGAATTCCCTTCAGCCTGTTTTCAGGAGGGTTGCACTTTAGGACGTTTGTGATGTAGAGAAAGTCGGGGTTTATCCCAAGGGAGAAGAGGACCCTGCGGAGTAGCATTCCAGAGGCATCGCGGTAGAAGCATATTCCTGTTTTTCCACATCCGCGCCTTCCGGGGGCTTCGCCGACGAGGACGACCTTTGAACCTACAAAACCGTTGGCAAAGGGTAAGCCCTCAAACTCACCGACCTTAAGCTGATACATCAGGTTCTCCTCACCGCAGAAGTACTCCGGGTCCGTCAGGAGGGAGCAGTATAGAGCTGAGAGCTCGGTTCCCTTCGCCTCGCTTTCTTCATTGCTTATAAGGAACCTCTCGCGCGGGTTGTAGATTGTCCTCGCGTAAACACCGTAGGTCTCCTCATCAAGGGAAAGGAAGTCACGCCAGTCTTTTAGTCTAGATGGTCTTGTCCTGAGGTTCCTTGGGTTGAGGTAGAGGTTTCCGGATTTTGTCAGCTCCTCAAGTTTCACCAGCATAATGGATAAAAGCTCCAGTTTCCTTATAACCCTGACGGAGGCGATAGCTTGAGGGGAGTGGCGTTCTATTCTGGTGGCAAGGACGGGCTTTACGCGCTTTATCTGGCAGAAAAGAGTGGAATTGACGTTCCGTACCTTTTGGCTTTGAAGACCACGATAGGTCTATCG
This region includes:
- the lonB gene encoding ATP-dependent protease LonB, which gives rise to MGEEEMVKEKPFPREYGEKLDLGVEFQTTEEIKVPEKLIDQVIGQDHAVEVIKTAATQRRHVLLIGEPGTGKSMLGQAMAELLPTENLEDILVFPNPEDENMPKVKTVPACQGRRIVEKYREKAKTQENVKSYILLFVMFTVMFALFLQFTATTLLMGIFVIILTMMALSNMRFRNTVLVPKLLVDNCGRTKAPFIDATGAHAGALLGDVRHDPFQSGGLGTPAHERVEPGMIHRAHKGVLFIDEIATLSLKMQQSLLTAMQEKKFPITGQSELSSGAMVRTEPVPCDFILVAAGNLDTIDKMHPALRSRIRGYGYEVYMRTTMPDTIENRRKLVQFVAQEVKRDGKIPHFTREAVEEIVREAQKRAGRKGHLTLRLRDLGGIVRAAGDIAIKKGKKIVEREDVLEALKLAKPLEKQLADWYIERKKEYQVIKTEGSEIGRVNGLAVIGEESGIVLPIEAVVAPAASKEEGKIIVTGKLGEIAKEAVQNVSAIIKRYKGEDISRYDIHVQFLQTYEGVEGDSASISVATAVISALENIPIRQDVAMTGSLSVRGEVLPIGGATPKIEAAIEAGIKKVIIPKANEKDVFLSPDKAEKIEIYPVERIDEVLEIALEDSPAKEELLRKIRETLPIGH
- a CDS encoding DUF2666 domain-containing protein — translated: MKVEEHVAFTARHRKWEVAKRLTDMEGEKIAHFLAGVSNTVNAHIGDYLRDAMDVDGIRSLAEELRKESLSDTVVALKSPGTARKLGNFVNEDDKKLKKLLVDVSKAYLVRETLRPILPVDYPEGLLKGVDVEFPFEDEHINFTAKHGRWIVVKRLIIDEKTPMLDVARLLASINETTTLKIPVYAEIDIEGIEGEFSAFKKVKKSDIPKVIEVYEAFEPSLYADEPFEEHAKIYALRVALDKIGLSLDVPAKSLEKYLEKKG
- a CDS encoding RidA family protein; amino-acid sequence: MEKRVVYTEKAPKPIGPYSQAVLVEGGKFLFVSGQIPIDPATGEIVGETIEEQAERAIRNMLAIVEEAGGSVENIVKVTAFLSDINDYPKFNEVYEKFFSKSKPARAVVEAANLPKGVKVEIECVAVL
- a CDS encoding Mov34/MPN/PAD-1 family protein, coding for MKVRIRRELLEYLLELARNAYPNEFAGFLREKNGIFEEVLIAPNPRTGPSSIFFDTWMLPYDETIKGTVHSHPSPAPWPSEGDLEFFSKFGGVHLIIAWPFTLESVRAYSSDGFELPLEIVD
- a CDS encoding metalloregulator ArsR/SmtB family transcription factor, giving the protein MKVRELFERLDERQKKSITKCIERCGIPELEAEVEPSVEEPVVEFLKVLSNPLRLAILKLVRDNWLCVCLISGALGQDQTLISHHLRTLKSLNLIEERKEGRMRFYRARKDVLEEYLSKVRGELLGE
- a CDS encoding MazG nucleotide pyrophosphohydrolase domain-containing protein, with protein sequence MNEWQELVDELIAELGGYWKPFEMLAALMEELGELADAMLGYEGVKGKATKDNLQEELGDVLFALLCIANHYGVDAGEALRASVGKYRSRDSKQLVRKLSTSM
- a CDS encoding Lrp/AsnC family transcriptional regulator; amino-acid sequence: MGDKITAIDLRILKLLAKNARLTYKELAELLGTTRQRISRRMNRLEQNGIVLKYTVIPNYDALGYIHVILGVTVRPDVDVGEVIATLKEDDNVKIIQRALGSHNLVLHIIGPKDMRELEKIITSITKKIPGIEHLDITFVTETVKFEAL
- a CDS encoding DUF92 domain-containing protein, producing MAGSLTMDVTVVAVLGLGSYYLGALDGRGAFSASLLGLAVIELGGAYPFLALLTFVVMGVLATKYRYKEKKKKGLAQSNGGVRSWGNVLGNGLAVVLFLVLEKLSMMDTFWAAVFASIATVNGDTLASELGKVFGKKPRLITNLRPTKPGANGAISFEGELFALLGVFVIALFALPLTAYKARMLFAVVIGGFIGVNLDSLIGATLENREVTDNNSTNFLASLLGGLAGAGVFYLLGG
- a CDS encoding SPOUT family RNA methylase produces the protein MKFLVKTQRDMEAVAGNYIKEAIPEAEVWIAPMGYTGLVLVEADENALEKLLEIPEVERVIPVLVETEADLEKIAKSAEKIAHLIGENETYAVKTKRRGKHDFSSIDVNRVLGARIKELTGADVNLSWPDKVVQVEIIGDRAYISVTPGEEYRKYTPDKIDARKLFRKLTIVQMPYWGDYKACRKFGEKIGRAAQAFEVKELIIAPKEKMDAFELMEFLRGVKAGQESRYKIQREAYPWKVEKVPVSLWDLYQVIRDKRRNKRLLIITDPKGPTLAEVKDKLARDLHYAREVVVFIGSREGIPRGLFRFADYVVDLAPYMTFATEHGIPATLVSLWEVYEEFLRESEEKE
- a CDS encoding aminotransferase class I/II-fold pyridoxal phosphate-dependent enzyme translates to MLEPMRFSTYHGGAREGGLLDFSASLNPYPPEWLGEMFERAKELSNRYPYYEKLEEDLSELIGEPLTVTAGITEALYLIGTLALHGKKVIIPKHTYGEYERVARIFKTRIVKGPNEPEKLAELVEKDSVVFFCNPNNPDGRFYSVKELKPLLDAVEDSKALLVLDEAFIDFVKDAESPEGENVVKLRTFTKSYGLPGIRVGYVLGFPEAFKSVRMPWGIGSTGVAFLEFLLEDNFEHLRKTIPLIWREKERLEKALRVKSDANFFIKRVGDAGEVVETLKRQGILVRNCGSFGLPEFIRFSVKKYEENVKLIEALQELGV
- the cbiB gene encoding adenosylcobinamide-phosphate synthase CbiB, producing the protein MDALVLLLLALLWDILLGEPPAKLHPVVWFGRIARFIDSHYKRRSPVRDFLVGTATALVVLVFALSLSILPSFVTYPLNYALAVYFIKSSFAIRSLHEHIARTVTDDIEEKRKAVSMIVSRDVKGLDVYHLNSASIESLAENLNDSVIAPLFYFLLFGLPGALIYRAVNTLDAMLGYRNERYEYFGKFSARLDDALNFIPARLTVLLYLPLGGRKVFRYYRLARFKINSDKPMAVMSAVLGVWLEKPGFYRFPGKAPENHDIKRALKVYWLVVAEWLVIVSILLATGVCPCLSR
- a CDS encoding uracil-DNA glycosylase family protein; protein product: MLVKLEELTKSGNLYLNPRNLRTRPSRLKDWRDFLSLDEETYGVYARTIYNPRERFLISNEESEAKGTELSALYCSLLTDPEYFCGEENLMYQLKVGEFEGLPFANGFVGSKVVLVGEAPGRRGCGKTGICFYRDASGMLLRRVLFSLGINPDFLYITNVLKCNPPENRLKGIPAGACELLARELEILKPNVIFAVGRTAEKVLTELGFEAEYLRHPAWYVRRGIREPRKEILEEYFKIREALGEWTL